Proteins encoded within one genomic window of Aerococcus viridans:
- the cysS gene encoding cysteine--tRNA ligase produces MLKIYNTLTNQKEEFKPLVPGSISMYVCGPTVYNYIHIGNARSTVAFDTVRRYFEYRGFDVKYVSNFTDVDDKIINRANEEGLTPEQIADKYIEAFYEDTDALNVKRATKNPRVVENMDDIIQFVADLVDKDFAYVVDGDVYYRTRKFEKYGQLSDQNIDDLRAGASERLEADSQSKKEDVVDFALWKSAKPGEISWTSPWGEGRPGWHIECSVMATKLLGDTLDIHAGGHDLTFPHHENEIAQSEAHTGHTFANYWMHNGFVTMGDDDEKMSKSLGNFVLAHDLMKQVDPQVVRFFLASAHYRSPLRFNEENIQDATNNLNNLKTAYANLNYRFEDAKAQLDNDAEVLAQIKALENEFIEAMDDDVNTPNGLTVVYRLMRDMNVYTNQKEVSIPVLEAFKESFTALLTIFGVTLSDEQELLADDIQALIDERNQARADKNFARADEIRDQLKAEGIILDDTAQGTRWKRAQS; encoded by the coding sequence ATGTTAAAAATTTATAATACATTAACCAATCAGAAGGAAGAGTTTAAACCACTAGTGCCAGGAAGTATTTCAATGTATGTATGTGGTCCTACTGTTTATAACTACATTCATATTGGGAATGCCCGGTCTACTGTTGCTTTTGATACAGTACGTCGTTACTTTGAATACCGCGGTTTTGATGTGAAATATGTCTCTAACTTTACGGATGTGGATGATAAGATTATTAACCGCGCTAATGAAGAAGGGTTAACGCCTGAACAAATTGCGGATAAGTATATTGAAGCATTCTATGAAGATACCGATGCTTTAAATGTGAAACGTGCTACTAAAAATCCACGTGTTGTGGAGAATATGGATGATATCATTCAGTTTGTGGCTGATTTAGTTGATAAAGACTTTGCATATGTAGTGGACGGTGATGTGTACTATAGAACGCGTAAATTTGAGAAATACGGTCAGTTATCTGATCAAAATATTGATGATTTACGGGCGGGGGCATCTGAACGTTTAGAGGCAGACAGCCAATCGAAGAAAGAAGATGTTGTAGACTTTGCCTTATGGAAGTCAGCTAAACCTGGTGAAATTTCTTGGACTTCTCCTTGGGGTGAAGGTCGCCCTGGTTGGCATATTGAATGTTCTGTGATGGCAACGAAACTGTTAGGCGATACTTTAGATATCCATGCAGGTGGTCATGACTTAACGTTCCCTCACCATGAGAATGAGATTGCGCAATCCGAAGCACATACAGGTCATACCTTTGCCAATTACTGGATGCATAATGGCTTTGTAACAATGGGTGATGACGATGAAAAGATGTCTAAATCTTTAGGTAATTTTGTCTTAGCGCACGATTTGATGAAACAAGTTGACCCGCAAGTTGTCCGCTTCTTCTTAGCATCAGCACATTACCGGTCGCCTTTAAGATTCAATGAAGAAAATATTCAAGATGCAACCAACAACTTAAACAACTTGAAAACTGCTTATGCGAACTTAAATTACCGTTTTGAAGATGCTAAAGCGCAATTAGATAACGATGCGGAAGTATTGGCACAAATCAAAGCTTTAGAGAATGAATTTATTGAAGCAATGGATGATGATGTTAATACACCTAATGGTTTAACTGTTGTGTACCGTTTGATGCGTGATATGAATGTATATACAAACCAAAAAGAAGTGTCAATTCCAGTTCTTGAAGCTTTCAAAGAGTCGTTTACAGCCTTATTAACGATTTTTGGGGTCACTTTATCAGATGAACAAGAGTTGTTGGCGGATGATATTCAAGCCTTAATCGATGAACGTAATCAAGCTCGTGCTGACAAAAACTTTGCCCGTGCGGATGAAATTCGTGATCAATTAAAAGCTGAAGGCATTATCCTTGATGATACTGCCCAAGGTACGCGTTGGAAACGTGCGCAATCCTAG
- a CDS encoding Mur ligase family protein: MNMKVYELLEQSGVTARNPLPADVEQLEITGISESSLQVTNGHLFVAISGYATDGEAYIGNAIERGASLIVTESDLTARENVPFIQVDNARERLSLLVSAFYHNPSQDKLVIGITGTNGKTTTALFLQHLLKKAGFEVAYFGTVYNEITCQRYESKLTTPSATEIQASLAWSNDDVVVIETSSQGLHQYRMAGMQFDYALFTNLQHDHLDYYKTMEAYYQAKKSLFSLMKADGKAVINSYTMWGNRLAKELAANGKQVLTVDTKKGATSYVLDKTTDTAVVAFNGQGGQIEEIEAPLSGVYNQENLILATTVMVDLGLDAGNTNEAIADFAGIAGRLEYYPLADGNEMVVDYAHTPDAIEALLTTLNAQYPNHEIIHIFGFRGQRDTKKFPQMVSASQTGADLTILTTDDLNGVPKQVMAEKYLEYVTQYGLDSMAMALDRVEAVELALEMSPNPVFLVLTGKGHEAYSEVNKYGVQSDQQVAHMFRYRQVSYSM; the protein is encoded by the coding sequence ATGAATATGAAGGTCTATGAATTACTTGAACAAAGTGGTGTAACAGCTAGAAATCCTTTACCAGCAGATGTAGAGCAACTTGAAATTACCGGCATTAGTGAATCCTCCTTACAAGTAACCAATGGCCATCTATTTGTCGCCATTTCCGGTTATGCCACTGACGGTGAAGCCTATATCGGTAATGCCATTGAACGCGGCGCTAGCTTGATTGTGACGGAATCTGACTTAACCGCTAGGGAGAATGTGCCGTTTATCCAGGTTGACAATGCTAGAGAGCGTTTATCCCTGCTTGTATCAGCTTTTTATCACAATCCTAGTCAAGACAAGTTGGTAATAGGGATTACAGGAACTAACGGCAAAACGACCACCGCTTTATTCTTACAGCATTTACTAAAGAAAGCGGGGTTTGAAGTAGCTTACTTTGGGACCGTCTATAATGAAATCACCTGTCAACGGTATGAAAGCAAATTAACCACGCCAAGTGCGACAGAAATTCAAGCATCCCTGGCCTGGTCAAATGACGATGTAGTGGTTATTGAAACTTCTAGTCAAGGACTCCACCAATATAGAATGGCAGGGATGCAATTTGACTATGCCTTATTTACCAACCTACAACACGACCATTTAGACTACTACAAGACCATGGAAGCTTATTACCAAGCCAAGAAATCCCTATTCAGCTTAATGAAAGCGGACGGGAAGGCCGTCATCAATAGCTATACCATGTGGGGCAACCGCCTAGCCAAAGAACTGGCAGCAAATGGTAAACAAGTCTTAACCGTAGATACTAAGAAAGGTGCGACAAGTTATGTCTTAGATAAAACAACCGACACAGCAGTTGTTGCCTTCAATGGACAAGGCGGACAAATTGAAGAAATCGAAGCGCCCTTATCAGGTGTTTATAACCAAGAAAACCTGATTTTAGCCACAACCGTCATGGTTGACCTAGGATTAGACGCTGGCAATACCAACGAGGCAATCGCAGACTTTGCGGGAATTGCAGGCCGTTTGGAATACTATCCACTAGCAGACGGCAATGAAATGGTCGTCGATTATGCCCACACGCCGGATGCCATTGAAGCCCTATTAACAACCCTAAACGCCCAGTACCCAAACCACGAGATTATTCATATCTTTGGATTTAGAGGGCAGCGGGACACTAAAAAATTCCCGCAAATGGTGTCCGCCTCGCAAACTGGGGCCGACCTAACCATACTAACCACTGACGACTTAAATGGTGTCCCCAAACAAGTCATGGCCGAAAAGTATCTTGAATACGTGACCCAATATGGGTTAGACTCTATGGCTATGGCACTAGACCGGGTTGAAGCAGTTGAGTTAGCCTTAGAAATGTCCCCAAATCCGGTATTTTTAGTCCTTACCGGTAAAGGCCACGAAGCCTACTCCGAGGTAAACAAATATGGCGTGCAATCTGACCAGCAAGTCGCCCACATGTTTCGCTACCGTCAAGTCAGCTATTCAATGTGA
- a CDS encoding IS256 family transposase has translation MTQVHFTLKSEEIQSIIEYSVKDDVSKNILTTVFNQLMENQRTEYIQAKEYERTENRQSQRNGYYERSFTTRVGTLELKVPRTRDGHFLPTVFERYQRNEKALMASMLEMYVSGVSTRKVSKIVEELCGKSVSKSFVSSLTEQLEPMVNEWQNRLLSEKNYPYLMTDVLYIKVREENRVLSKSCHIAIGITKDGDREIIGFMIQSGESEETWTTFFEYLKERGLQGTELVISDAHKGLVSAIRKSFTNVSWQRCQVHFLRNIFTTIPKKNSKSFREAVKGIFKFTDINLAREAKNRLIHDYIDQPKYSKACASLDDGFEDAFQYTVQGNSHNRLKSTNLIERLNQEVRRREKIIRIFPNQTSANRLIGAVLMDLHDEWIYSSRKYINFDK, from the coding sequence ATGACCCAAGTACATTTTACACTGAAAAGCGAAGAGATTCAAAGCATTATTGAATATTCTGTAAAGGATGACGTTTCTAAAAATATTTTAACAACGGTATTTAATCAACTAATGGAAAATCAACGAACAGAATATATTCAAGCAAAAGAATATGAACGAACAGAAAACCGACAAAGTCAACGAAATGGCTATTATGAGCGCAGCTTTACGACACGTGTAGGCACGCTAGAATTAAAAGTACCCAGAACACGTGATGGTCATTTTTTACCCACAGTGTTTGAACGTTATCAACGAAACGAAAAAGCCCTCATGGCTTCAATGTTGGAAATGTATGTATCAGGCGTTTCAACTCGTAAAGTATCAAAAATTGTGGAAGAACTTTGTGGTAAATCCGTCTCTAAGTCCTTCGTTTCTAGCTTAACAGAACAGCTAGAACCTATGGTTAACGAGTGGCAGAATCGTTTATTATCAGAAAAAAATTATCCTTACTTAATGACCGATGTACTCTATATAAAAGTACGAGAAGAAAATCGAGTACTCTCAAAAAGCTGTCATATAGCGATTGGAATAACCAAAGATGGCGACCGTGAAATTATCGGCTTCATGATTCAAAGTGGCGAAAGCGAAGAGACCTGGACAACATTTTTTGAATACCTAAAAGAACGCGGTTTACAAGGTACGGAACTCGTTATTTCTGATGCGCACAAAGGATTAGTCTCTGCCATTAGAAAATCCTTCACCAACGTAAGTTGGCAAAGATGCCAAGTTCACTTCCTAAGAAATATCTTTACCACCATTCCTAAAAAAAATTCAAAATCTTTCAGAGAAGCTGTTAAAGGAATTTTTAAGTTCACAGATATTAACTTAGCGCGTGAGGCTAAAAATCGATTGATTCATGATTATATCGATCAACCAAAATATTCAAAAGCTTGCGCATCATTGGATGATGGATTCGAAGACGCCTTTCAATATACCGTACAAGGAAATTCCCACAATCGACTAAAGAGTACCAATCTAATTGAACGACTGAATCAAGAAGTACGCAGAAGAGAAAAGATTATTCGCATCTTCCCCAATCAAACATCAGCCAATCGCTTAATTGGAGCCGTTCTTATGGACCTGCATGATGAATGGATTTATTCTTCAAGAAAATACATCAATTTTGATAAGTAG
- a CDS encoding MetQ/NlpA family ABC transporter substrate-binding protein, with protein sequence MKKIFRALGLALVVLVLAACGQSEETTKVKLGVVGDKNDQWEYLQEELLEKENIEIELVKFTDYRQPIVSLDDGSIDMHSALTEIYMDSINEEGGYSNTTLGYTTLNPMGVFSEKIDSLDELADGALVAIPDDVSNGSRALLLLQTAGLIELDESKGLLATTSDITSNPKDLQFEEMAANQTARALADVDISLINNDMATDAGYVPTQDSIYLEPVAESSKPYYNVIAVREDETDNEVYKTILEYYQTDEVAAIIDEMSAGSSIPVWDGAPTAE encoded by the coding sequence ATGAAGAAAATTTTCCGTGCATTGGGATTGGCACTAGTGGTATTAGTTTTAGCTGCTTGTGGCCAAAGTGAAGAAACGACTAAAGTAAAACTAGGTGTCGTTGGCGATAAAAACGACCAATGGGAATACCTACAAGAAGAATTGTTAGAAAAAGAAAATATTGAAATTGAATTGGTGAAATTTACCGACTACCGTCAACCAATCGTATCATTAGATGATGGGTCGATTGATATGCATTCAGCCCTAACAGAAATCTATATGGATTCAATCAATGAAGAAGGTGGCTATTCTAATACCACATTAGGTTATACCACTTTAAATCCAATGGGTGTCTTCTCTGAAAAAATTGATTCATTAGACGAATTAGCAGACGGCGCTTTAGTCGCTATTCCAGACGACGTATCAAACGGATCACGTGCCTTACTGTTACTGCAAACAGCAGGCTTGATTGAATTAGACGAATCAAAAGGGTTATTAGCAACAACAAGTGACATTACTTCAAATCCAAAAGACTTGCAATTTGAAGAAATGGCAGCCAACCAAACAGCTCGTGCCTTAGCTGACGTTGATATCTCATTAATCAACAACGACATGGCAACCGACGCAGGTTACGTGCCAACACAAGACTCCATTTACCTTGAGCCAGTCGCAGAATCATCAAAACCATACTACAACGTCATTGCAGTACGTGAAGACGAAACAGACAATGAAGTATATAAGACAATCCTTGAATACTATCAAACAGACGAAGTCGCAGCAATCATCGACGAAATGTCAGCAGGATCATCAATCCCAGTATGGGACGGTGCACCAACTGCAGAATAG
- a CDS encoding ABC transporter ATP-binding protein — MFLEVKDLNKQFTDQNNSTTTVLSDIQLDVEKGEFISILGPSGCGKSTLLSIVAGLTTATSGTITIDGHSITQPGKDRGMVFQEPALFPWLTVKENVIFPLKKEMSKSDAVAQAKKYLKMVQLTNYLDHYPHELSGGMQQRVSIARALAMDPTLLLMDEPFGALDEQTRSRLHTQLESIWRDTKKTILFVTHSITESIKLSDRIIVLGTQPGVILTDIKVDIPRPREEHKQEMIEIEEHVMHYLKKEIDKVVSGEL, encoded by the coding sequence ATGTTTTTAGAAGTAAAAGATTTAAATAAACAATTTACAGATCAAAATAATAGTACCACGACTGTTTTGAGCGATATACAGTTAGATGTAGAAAAAGGGGAATTCATTTCTATCCTCGGTCCATCTGGCTGTGGTAAATCCACTCTACTTTCAATCGTAGCTGGATTAACAACGGCAACAAGTGGCACGATAACTATTGATGGACATTCAATAACACAACCCGGTAAAGATCGAGGTATGGTTTTTCAGGAACCGGCTTTATTCCCTTGGTTAACCGTTAAAGAGAATGTTATTTTCCCATTAAAAAAAGAGATGTCAAAAAGTGACGCTGTTGCACAAGCCAAAAAATATTTGAAAATGGTTCAGTTAACCAATTATCTTGATCATTATCCACATGAGCTTTCAGGTGGCATGCAGCAACGTGTATCCATCGCTAGAGCGCTAGCAATGGATCCGACACTGTTACTAATGGACGAGCCCTTTGGTGCCTTGGACGAACAGACTCGCTCTCGTTTGCACACACAGTTAGAATCCATCTGGCGTGACACGAAAAAGACCATCTTATTTGTTACACATAGCATAACTGAATCAATTAAACTGTCAGATCGAATTATCGTGTTGGGAACACAACCCGGTGTCATTTTAACAGACATTAAAGTGGATATTCCTCGACCACGAGAAGAACATAAACAAGAAATGATCGAGATTGAGGAACATGTTATGCATTACCTCAAAAAAGAAATAGATAAAGTTGTAAGCGGGGAATTATAA
- a CDS encoding NYN domain-containing protein: MVLRKERLIVDGYNMIGSWPLLVKLKNRDEIEAARDLLLATLSNYVGYHDIETWVIFDAMFVPGISKSYDQFNLHVVFTSEGQTADSYIEEMIVDLVSPLHNVTVATSDLAEQRIVFQKGALRQSAQELYRDVQKTNAEIAHGGNDYEYNKYQRSIPWSVHQLDKLNDFYRDLIDKKSE; encoded by the coding sequence ATGGTACTAAGAAAAGAACGGTTAATCGTTGATGGCTACAATATGATTGGCTCCTGGCCTTTACTTGTAAAGTTGAAAAATCGAGATGAAATTGAGGCTGCAAGAGACTTGTTATTAGCAACCCTTTCTAACTATGTAGGTTATCATGATATTGAAACGTGGGTGATTTTTGATGCCATGTTTGTCCCAGGCATTTCTAAATCCTATGATCAATTTAACTTACATGTCGTCTTTACCAGTGAAGGACAAACCGCTGATTCATATATCGAAGAGATGATAGTTGATTTGGTAAGCCCTTTACATAATGTAACGGTTGCGACAAGTGATTTAGCTGAACAGCGAATTGTTTTCCAAAAAGGTGCTTTAAGGCAATCAGCACAAGAGTTATATAGAGATGTGCAAAAAACCAACGCGGAAATTGCACATGGTGGTAATGATTATGAATACAACAAATATCAAAGATCCATACCATGGTCAGTCCATCAGCTAGATAAATTAAATGACTTTTATAGAGATTTAATTGACAAGAAAAGTGAATAG
- a CDS encoding ISL3 family transposase: MSQNDNIRLLLNIKDTNITFNEENWIQERNIKGINVKVFTGTLTYKPKACPKCGCVNDHSIVKDGFMTSRITWLRQSNTPTYLELKKQRFWCHECDERFIAHTSEVARNCHIAKQVKQSVLVEAADTISNKDLARRHCISDNTSRRIINRFMDDYFRRNRTKLAKHMCFDEIKSTKQADNQMSFIFSNEETHEVLGILPTRQLYKLREYFRQFSLKERSAVETIVVDMNAPYMTLVREMFPNAKVIIDRFHIIQLISRSLNKTRVQVMNTFNINRNNGEDKKEYRKLKSFWKLILKDFNEVDFINYRKQRLFKGKMVCDMDILDHLLSLDEDLTENYWVYQALLEASKENNIEMFHETITAERHQNISKYMQTSLNTLLKNIAFIANTFHYKTRSNASLEGKNNRIKVIKRVSYGYRNFFNFRNRVMISFILKPGKPASLN; this comes from the coding sequence ATGTCTCAGAACGATAATATCAGACTTTTACTAAACATTAAGGATACTAACATCACATTTAACGAAGAAAATTGGATTCAAGAGCGTAATATTAAAGGAATAAATGTAAAAGTTTTTACTGGCACGTTAACCTACAAGCCCAAGGCTTGCCCTAAATGTGGTTGTGTAAATGACCATTCTATCGTTAAAGATGGGTTTATGACGTCCAGGATCACGTGGTTACGCCAATCCAATACACCAACCTATCTAGAGCTTAAGAAGCAACGCTTCTGGTGTCATGAATGCGATGAGCGCTTCATTGCTCATACCAGTGAGGTTGCACGTAATTGTCATATCGCTAAACAAGTGAAGCAATCTGTTTTAGTTGAGGCTGCAGATACGATTTCAAACAAGGATCTCGCTCGTAGGCACTGTATCTCAGATAATACTAGTAGACGAATTATTAATCGCTTTATGGATGACTATTTTCGTCGCAATCGCACAAAACTAGCGAAACACATGTGCTTCGATGAGATCAAATCTACAAAACAAGCTGACAATCAAATGAGTTTTATTTTTAGTAATGAGGAGACTCATGAAGTTCTTGGTATACTGCCCACTCGACAACTATACAAATTAAGAGAATACTTCCGCCAATTTAGTTTAAAAGAGCGCTCTGCTGTTGAAACCATTGTTGTTGATATGAATGCGCCTTATATGACTTTGGTTAGAGAAATGTTTCCAAACGCCAAAGTAATTATTGATCGTTTTCATATCATTCAATTGATTTCACGTTCTTTAAACAAAACGAGAGTTCAAGTAATGAATACTTTCAATATAAATAGAAATAATGGTGAAGATAAAAAAGAGTATCGCAAGCTGAAAAGTTTTTGGAAGCTTATCCTAAAGGATTTCAACGAAGTTGATTTTATAAATTATAGAAAACAACGTTTATTTAAAGGGAAAATGGTTTGTGATATGGATATTCTTGATCATCTACTTTCTTTAGATGAGGATTTAACGGAAAATTACTGGGTATATCAAGCTTTACTAGAGGCTTCTAAAGAAAATAATATCGAAATGTTTCATGAGACTATTACTGCAGAACGTCACCAAAATATCAGTAAATATATGCAAACCTCACTGAACACATTATTGAAGAATATAGCGTTTATCGCAAACACCTTCCATTACAAGACTAGATCAAACGCTAGTCTAGAAGGAAAAAATAATCGTATCAAAGTCATAAAACGTGTATCCTATGGATATCGAAATTTTTTCAATTTCAGAAATAGGGTGATGATTAGTTTCATTTTAAAACCGGGCAAGCCCGCTTCCCTTAATTAA
- the rlmB gene encoding 23S rRNA (guanosine(2251)-2'-O)-methyltransferase RlmB: protein MARDNQRQQNRDRRPRSTNNEEELDQSPDFVYGFHAAMEVLEGDHDVNKVFLQTGLNEKNAQAILKAANKRNILVSNVPKEKLDTLSDGGNHQGVVMAIAAYKYAELEDIFKKAEEANEDPIIMVLDGIEDPHNLGSILRTADASGVHGVIIQNRRAVGLTQVVAKTSTGAIEHVPVVRVTNISKTIDLLKERGVWVFGTDMKGQSMWQMDAALPIAVVIGNEGKGVSPGVKKHLDGMITIPMRGHVQSLNASVAAGLLMYQIYQSRMGNS, encoded by the coding sequence ATGGCTAGAGACAATCAAAGACAACAAAACAGAGATAGAAGACCCCGCAGTACAAATAACGAAGAAGAACTGGATCAATCTCCTGATTTCGTCTATGGTTTCCATGCCGCTATGGAAGTATTAGAAGGCGACCATGATGTGAATAAAGTCTTCCTACAAACTGGCTTAAACGAGAAGAACGCCCAAGCTATTTTAAAAGCAGCCAACAAGCGAAATATCTTGGTATCTAATGTACCAAAGGAAAAATTAGATACCCTTTCTGATGGCGGCAATCACCAGGGTGTTGTCATGGCTATTGCAGCATACAAATACGCTGAACTAGAGGATATCTTCAAAAAAGCTGAAGAAGCCAATGAAGACCCAATTATCATGGTCCTAGATGGTATTGAAGATCCACATAACTTAGGTTCTATTTTAAGAACAGCTGATGCTTCAGGGGTTCATGGTGTCATTATTCAAAACCGTCGTGCTGTTGGGTTAACGCAAGTTGTTGCTAAAACTTCTACAGGTGCTATTGAACATGTGCCAGTTGTTCGTGTAACCAATATTTCTAAAACCATTGATCTATTAAAAGAACGTGGTGTATGGGTATTTGGTACCGATATGAAGGGTCAATCAATGTGGCAAATGGATGCGGCGCTCCCAATTGCTGTTGTGATTGGTAATGAAGGTAAAGGCGTATCACCAGGTGTGAAGAAACATCTTGATGGTATGATTACCATTCCGATGCGTGGTCACGTTCAAAGTTTAAATGCTAGTGTAGCAGCAGGATTATTAATGTATCAAATTTATCAAAGTCGTATGGGTAATAGCTAA
- a CDS encoding ABC transporter permease, whose protein sequence is MKPIFKRILFFVILIGFWSIGSALEWWSEIIFPSPPSVWQSFISGIADKTLIYGLVASFRRLAIGLSASLLLGTSIGILIAKSKTADDTIGSMLLALQSVPSIVWLPLAIMWFGLNEKAVIFIVILGGTFVMALNIRTGIKNVPPLYIKAARTMGSGGIDLFRRVIFPASIPHVVTGSRLAWAFAWRSLMAGELLSTGPGLGYTLRYASDFGDMSLVICVMIIIGVIGAIVDQFIFQRIEKNVAKRWGL, encoded by the coding sequence ATGAAGCCTATTTTTAAAAGAATATTGTTTTTTGTGATATTAATTGGATTCTGGAGTATTGGCTCTGCACTTGAATGGTGGTCAGAAATTATTTTTCCTTCACCACCAAGTGTTTGGCAATCATTTATTTCTGGAATAGCAGATAAGACACTTATTTATGGCTTAGTGGCAAGTTTTCGCCGGTTAGCGATCGGTTTAAGTGCTTCACTTCTATTAGGTACAAGCATCGGCATACTCATTGCTAAATCAAAAACAGCCGATGACACAATTGGTTCAATGTTATTAGCTTTACAAAGTGTACCCAGTATTGTTTGGTTACCACTAGCCATTATGTGGTTTGGCCTAAACGAAAAAGCCGTTATCTTTATTGTAATTTTAGGCGGAACCTTTGTTATGGCATTAAACATCCGCACCGGGATTAAAAATGTTCCACCTCTTTATATTAAAGCGGCACGAACAATGGGATCAGGTGGGATTGATCTGTTTCGCCGGGTAATTTTCCCTGCATCTATTCCTCACGTAGTCACTGGCTCGAGACTGGCTTGGGCGTTTGCATGGCGCTCCTTAATGGCTGGAGAATTACTAAGTACTGGGCCTGGACTTGGTTACACATTACGCTACGCATCAGATTTTGGAGACATGAGTTTAGTTATTTGTGTCATGATTATTATTGGTGTTATAGGTGCCATTGTAGATCAATTCATATTCCAGCGTATTGAAAAGAATGTGGCAAAACGTTGGGGACTTTAA
- a CDS encoding Mini-ribonuclease 3, with product MSENKSLTKNEIKQLSGLTLAYLGDASWEVVVRDHLVQSGLTKPKDLHKAATEFVSAKGQALLVEAMQAEEGFLTEDEMTIFKRGRNAKSHSSAKNADIHTYRIATGFEALMGFAYLNDQNRFKEIAAFCIQYILHAQKEEQENG from the coding sequence ATGTCAGAGAATAAGTCTTTAACGAAAAATGAAATAAAACAACTAAGTGGCCTAACCTTGGCTTATTTAGGCGATGCTTCTTGGGAGGTAGTAGTCCGCGACCATTTGGTTCAAAGTGGTTTAACGAAACCCAAAGATCTACATAAAGCAGCGACTGAATTTGTGTCTGCAAAAGGGCAAGCGCTATTAGTTGAAGCGATGCAAGCTGAGGAAGGGTTCCTTACTGAAGATGAAATGACAATCTTTAAACGAGGGCGTAACGCTAAAAGTCACTCAAGCGCTAAAAACGCAGATATTCATACGTATAGAATTGCAACCGGATTTGAAGCTTTGATGGGTTTTGCCTATTTAAATGATCAAAACCGTTTTAAGGAAATTGCAGCTTTCTGTATTCAATACATTCTACATGCACAAAAAGAGGAGCAAGAAAATGGCTAG